The following coding sequences lie in one Glycine soja cultivar W05 chromosome 16, ASM419377v2, whole genome shotgun sequence genomic window:
- the LOC114391254 gene encoding uncharacterized protein LOC114391254 isoform X1, with translation MMGSATVQIATSKFVLCPNASAAKVASPKKNAVINFSSNFKGSVTKIHAIPPNGSVSICSSRVSVSSLKADENKRRSNLESLFCYDKAIPEEIIEKPVGLSLEEKAIGNNTRCTDCQAKGAVLCATCAGSGLYVDSIMESQGIIVKVRCLGCGGTGNIMCAECGGRGHLGPK, from the exons ATGATGGGTTCAGCTACTGTGCAAATAGCGACGTCAAAATTTGTTCTTTGCCCGAATGCTTCAGCGGCGAAGGTTGCGAGTCCCAAGAAGAATGCCGTCATCAATTTCTCTTCCAACTTCAAAGGAAGTGTTACCAAAATCCATGCCATTCCCCCTAATGGCTCTGTCTCTATCTGCTCTTCGCGTGTG TCTGTGTCAAGTTTAAAGGCAGATGAGAACAAGCGCAGAAGTAATCTTGAATCCCTGTTTTGTTATGATAAGGCTATTCCAGAAGAAATAATTGAGAAACCTGTTGGGTTATCTTTGGAAGAGAAAGCTATTGGTAACAATACCCGATGCACTGATTGCCAGGCCAAAGGTGCTGTGCTTTGTGCCACTTGTGCTGGTTCTGGTCTATATGTTGACTCCATAATGGAAAGCCAGGGCATAATTGTTAAAGTTCGTTGCTTAG GTTGCGGCGGAACAGGAAATATAATGTGTGCAGAATGTGGTGGACGAGGTCATCTGGGACCCAAATGA
- the LOC114391254 gene encoding uncharacterized protein LOC114391254 isoform X2 — protein sequence MMGSATVQIATSKFVLCPNASAAKVASPKKNAVINFSSNFKGSVTKIHAIPPNGSVSICSSRVSVSSLKADENKRRSNLESLFCYDKAIPEEIIEKPVGLSLEEKAIGNNTRCTDCQAKGAVLCATCAGSGLYVDSIMESQGIIVKVRCLGSAAVGFLHPLQL from the exons ATGATGGGTTCAGCTACTGTGCAAATAGCGACGTCAAAATTTGTTCTTTGCCCGAATGCTTCAGCGGCGAAGGTTGCGAGTCCCAAGAAGAATGCCGTCATCAATTTCTCTTCCAACTTCAAAGGAAGTGTTACCAAAATCCATGCCATTCCCCCTAATGGCTCTGTCTCTATCTGCTCTTCGCGTGTG TCTGTGTCAAGTTTAAAGGCAGATGAGAACAAGCGCAGAAGTAATCTTGAATCCCTGTTTTGTTATGATAAGGCTATTCCAGAAGAAATAATTGAGAAACCTGTTGGGTTATCTTTGGAAGAGAAAGCTATTGGTAACAATACCCGATGCACTGATTGCCAGGCCAAAGGTGCTGTGCTTTGTGCCACTTGTGCTGGTTCTGGTCTATATGTTGACTCCATAATGGAAAGCCAGGGCATAATTGTTAAAGTTCGTTGCTTAG GGTCTGCTGCAGTTGGCTTTCTGCACCCTTTGCAGCTTTGA
- the LOC114389085 gene encoding cation/calcium exchanger 1-like, whose product MAAFILISKSKLQSTVLVLVLNLSFFFLFCLLLKAYYLHPPNSNSQSNGPLKTFNHERLFRDVSVEGCTDLHKYSDYESKCLYVKSHLDCRSKGYINYLQIFYCSFGKFQILGQTILALWLVVLFYLLGDTASNYFCNSLEGLSNILRLSPTIAGVTLLSLGNGAPDFFASVVSFTGSSSNGAVGLNSILGGSFFVSCAVLGIISILVGPNQVQVDKASFIRDVLFFLFSLLILLIILYIGKITLLASICYVSIYFLYVCAVSATHLIYGGDKMINERQYQYSDDESSSSSLEASIPLLGYVDEEKQSLAEIVVVVEEKDQNQNQKQDSHSSSTFFGGNNSLFDCIYLGKILQVLELPLGLPRRLTIPVVSEEKWSKPYAVISVTLAPVLLAILFNTQSENVGSRSGIVTYIVAALIGIVLGNMACVTTERCNPPRKSLFPWLAGGFAMSVTWTYIIAEELVSLLVSIGSIIGVSPSILGLTVLAWGNSLGDLIANGAMAMNGGPDGVQMAISGCYAGPMFNTLMGLGLPLVLSAWSEHPEPYVTPKDTSLYETLLFLMGGVLWALVILPKKNMRLDKSLGAGLLSVYMCFLVIRIAMAVGIVKF is encoded by the coding sequence ATGGCAGCCTTCATCCTCATCTCCAAGTCCAAGCTTCAATCCACAGTACTTGTTCTTGTCCTAAACCtatctttcttcttcctcttctgtcTCCTTCTAAAGGCTTATTATCTCCACCCTCCTAACTCAAATTCTCAATCTAATGGCCCCCTCAAAACCTTCAACCATGAAAGATTGTTCAGAGATGTTAGTGTTGAAGGCTGCACTGACCTCCACAAGTACTCAGATTATGAGTCCAAATGTTTGTATGTGAAGAGCCATCTTGACTGCAGGTCAAAAGGGTACATAAACTATCTCCAAATCTTCTATTGCAGCTTTGGGAAATTCCAAATTTTGGGACAAACCATCCTTGCCTTGTGGCTTGTGGTTTTGTTCTATCTTTTGGGAGACACAGCTTCAAACTACTTCTGCAACTCATTGGAAGGTTTGTCCAACATCTTGAGACTCTCCCCAACCATTGCAGGAGTGACGCTTCTCTCATTAGGAAATGGTGCTCCTGATTTCTTTGCCAGTGTTGTGTCTTTCACAGGATCATCCTCAAATGGTGCCGTTGGACTCAACAGCATCCTTGGAGGGTCTTTCTTTGTGTCATGTGCTGTCTTGGGGATCATAAGCATTCTTGTTGGCCCAAACCAGGTTCAAGTTGATAAGGCCAGTTTCATTAGGGatgttcttttcttccttttctctcttctcaTCCTTCTCATCATCCTTTACATTGGTAAAATCACTTTGTTGGCTTCAATCTGCTATGTTTCCATCTACTTTCTCTATGTCTGTGCTGTCTCAGCCACACATCTCATCTATGGAGGGGACAAAATGATTAATGAAAGGCAATACCAATACTCTGATGAtgagtcatcatcatcatcactagAAGCTAGCATACCTTTGTTAGGCTACGTTGATGAAGAGAAACAAAGTTTGGCAGAGATAGTGGTGGTGGTTGAAGAGAAggaccaaaaccaaaaccaaaagcaAGATAGTCATAGTAGTAGTACTTTTTTTGGGGGTAACAATTCATTGTTTGATTGTATTTACTTGGGAAAGATCCTACAAGTGCTAGAACTACCACTTGGCTTACCAAGAAGGCTTACAATCCCAGTGGTGAGTGAGGAGAAATGGTCAAAGCCATATGCAGTAATATCTGTCACACTAGCACCTGTTTTGTTGGCAATTCTTTTCAACACACAAAGTGAAAACGTGGGTTCAAGGAGTGGTATTGTCACATACATAGTAGCTGCATTGATTGGGATAGTTTTGGGCAACATGGCATGTGTGACAACTGAAAGGTGCAACCCACCCAGAAAGTCCTTGTTCCCTTGGCTTGCTGGTGGCTTTGCAATGAGTGTAACATGGACTTACATAATTGCTGAGGAGCTTGTTTCTCTCTTGGTATCAATTGGGAGCATCATAGGGGTTAGCCCTTCAATTCTAGGACTAACTGTCCTAGCTTGGGGTAACTCACTTGGTGACTTGATAGCCAATGGTGCCATGGCAATGAATGGTGGGCCTGATGGGGTCCAAATGGCAATTTCTGGCTGCTATGCTGGCCCAATGTTTAACACCTTGATGGGCTTGGGCTTGCCACTTGTTCTCTCAGCTTGGTCCGAGCATCCAGAACCTTATGTCACTCCTAAGGACACTTCACTCTATGAGACACTTTTGTTCTTGATGGGAGGGGTGCTTTGGGCACTTGTGATTTTGCCTAAGAAGAATATGAGGCTTGATAAATCCTTGGGAGCAGGGCTATTGAGTGTGTACATGTGTTTTTTGGTCATAAGGATAGCTATGGCAGTTGGAATTGTGAAATTTTAG